AGCCCGCACACCGCCGCCTGGGTGCTGGACGGCGTTCGCGACGCCGGCTTCCCGGTGCAGGTGCGGCACGGCTCGGCCCGCCCCCAGGGCATCGTCGCCGCACTGGCCCGGCTCGGTCTGGACGCCACCGAGGGCGGACCGGTGTCGTACTGCCTGCCGTACGGGCGCACCCCGTTGCTCGACTCGGTGCGCAACTGGCAGGAGAGCTGCGAGGCACTGGCGGCGCTGCGGGCGGGCGGCGCGGAGCCGCACCTGGAGACGTTCGGCGGCTGCATGCTCGGCCAGCTGTGCCCACCGGGGCTGCTGGTGGCGATCAGCGCGCTGGAGGCCCTGTTCTTCCGCCGGGCCGGCCTGCGCAGCATCTCGCTCAGCTACGCCCAGCAGACCCATCCCGGGCAGGACCGCGAGGCGGTGCACGCGCTGCGCCGGCTGGCCGGCGAGCTGCTGCCGGACACCGACTGGCACATCGTCCTCTACACCTACATGGGCCTGTACCCGCGCAGCCGACGCGGCGCCCTGGACCTCCTCGAACGCTCCGCCGAACTGGCCGTGGAGACGGGCGCGGCCCGGCTGATCGTGAAGACGACGGCCGAGTCGCACCGCATCCCGACGGTCGCGGAGAACGTCGAGGCACTGCGCACCGCCTCGCGGGCGGCGGCCCGGCACCGCGCGGCCCCCGCCCCGCGCGCGGACCTCGCCGACAACGCCGTCTACACCGAGGCCCGCGCCCTCGTGGACGCCGTACTCGACCTGGACGCGGATCTCGGCCAGGCGCTGCTGAAGGCGTTCGCCCGCGGTCTGCTCGACGTCCCGTACTGCCTGCACCCCGACAACGCGGGCCGCAGCAGGAGCCGGATCGACCGCTCGGGCCGGCTCGTCTGGTCGGAGATCGGGGCGATGCCCATCGGCCATGTCTCGCGGCGCGGCCGCCGGCTCACCGCAGCG
This is a stretch of genomic DNA from Streptomyces sp. NBC_00285. It encodes these proteins:
- a CDS encoding methylaspartate mutase; translation: MSTLPRRPLSFGRFVAEAQARGALVVQPRMGFSDPALMRSGLLATKSAADAVVGTVTIDSYTRVGDEPTAVRALHERVPLNGFPITSYSPHTAAWVLDGVRDAGFPVQVRHGSARPQGIVAALARLGLDATEGGPVSYCLPYGRTPLLDSVRNWQESCEALAALRAGGAEPHLETFGGCMLGQLCPPGLLVAISALEALFFRRAGLRSISLSYAQQTHPGQDREAVHALRRLAGELLPDTDWHIVLYTYMGLYPRSRRGALDLLERSAELAVETGAARLIVKTTAESHRIPTVAENVEALRTASRAAARHRAAPAPRADLADNAVYTEARALVDAVLDLDADLGQALLKAFARGLLDVPYCLHPDNAGRSRSRIDRSGRLVWSEIGAMPIGHVSRRGRRLTAAGLYEALSFVQHRHDTPLTQEAAA